A single window of Melospiza georgiana isolate bMelGeo1 chromosome 6, bMelGeo1.pri, whole genome shotgun sequence DNA harbors:
- the MDK gene encoding midkine, whose amino-acid sequence MQVRSLFLLLVLILVAATAEAGKNKKEKTKKDGSKCEDWRWGPCVPNSKDCGLGYREGTCKGESKKLKCKIPCNWKKKFGADCKYKFESWGGCSAQTGLKTRSGILKKALYNAQCEETVYVTKPCSSKIKAKSKAKKGKGKD is encoded by the exons ATGCAGGTTCGGagtctcttcctcctcctggtGCTGATCCTGGTGGCTGCCACCGCCGAGGCTGGCAAAAACAAGAAAG aaaagacaaagaagGATGGCTCTAAGTGCGAGGACTGGCGCTGGGGACCCTGTGTTCCCAACAGTAAGGACTGTGGCCTGGGCTACCGCGAGGGAACTTGCAAAGGTGAGAGTAAGAAGCTCAAGTGCAAGATCCCCTGCAACTGGAAGAAGAAATTTGGAG CTGACTGCAAGTACAAATTTGAgagctggggaggctgcagtgcccagaCTGGCCTGAAGACTCGCTCCGGAATCCTGAAGAAAGCCCTGTACAATGCCCAGTGTGAGGAGACTGTCTATGTGACCAAGCCCTGCTCCTCCAAGATCAAGGCGAAGTCCAAAG CAAAGAAGGGCAAGGGGAAGGACTAG